A section of the Spirosoma pollinicola genome encodes:
- a CDS encoding TolC family protein, with protein sequence MTNFIKINLLLALSGQAVCAQTSQSISLAQAQQQAIEQNRRLKIARYKVDESGYKITEARSRLYPLIVANGMYAYNGVTRDLTLPRGSIGVLPGTTPIPLPQQDLTLFKAKHNLFLGNVLAYQPISQLGKIKDGVKVAEADVELARTQVSEAELAIRQGVEKLYYGLLIAQKQQQQTQTTIDLTQAKLYDVESALLAGKTDPVNKVGLQADLANQQQQLLQLSNQIEDYTADLNELLGQSSGTPLMINPVSDSLPTLNPLTTYLEGAKTGNLELRQADQTSQKATLGVQAARKDYIPTVGALGGYLFQNVISDLPQSNYFLGLQMSYNIVDFGRRRSTLNQRLSQQKQADENRQYTSEHVRADVEKAYRKARQAQSLLPIAGQAAQYRRDELKIKNDRLVAGLVLKRDVLETQATLTKAEVDLYAAQMAYRLALTELEQKSGISHLSAQH encoded by the coding sequence ATGACCAATTTCATAAAAATCAACCTGTTGCTGGCGTTATCCGGTCAGGCAGTATGTGCCCAAACAAGCCAGTCGATTTCCCTTGCTCAGGCACAACAACAAGCTATAGAACAGAACCGGCGGCTCAAAATAGCCCGCTATAAAGTGGATGAATCCGGCTACAAAATCACCGAAGCACGCAGTCGGCTTTATCCATTGATCGTGGCCAATGGCATGTATGCCTACAACGGCGTTACCCGCGACCTGACCCTGCCCCGTGGGTCAATTGGTGTGCTGCCCGGCACAACACCCATCCCGCTTCCGCAACAGGATTTGACCTTGTTTAAAGCTAAGCACAACCTGTTTTTGGGTAATGTACTGGCCTATCAGCCAATTAGTCAGCTGGGTAAAATAAAGGATGGGGTCAAGGTGGCCGAAGCCGATGTTGAACTGGCCCGCACGCAGGTAAGTGAGGCTGAACTGGCGATTCGGCAAGGGGTTGAAAAACTGTATTATGGGCTGCTGATTGCCCAAAAGCAACAACAGCAGACACAAACTACCATCGACCTTACGCAAGCTAAATTATATGATGTAGAGAGTGCCCTTCTGGCTGGCAAAACCGACCCCGTCAACAAAGTGGGCCTGCAGGCCGATCTGGCCAACCAACAGCAGCAACTGTTGCAGCTAAGCAACCAAATCGAAGACTACACCGCCGACCTGAACGAGTTGCTGGGGCAATCATCAGGCACTCCGCTGATGATCAACCCGGTCAGCGATTCACTCCCCACGTTAAACCCGCTGACCACTTATCTTGAAGGGGCGAAAACGGGGAATCTGGAACTGCGTCAGGCCGATCAAACCAGTCAGAAAGCGACCCTGGGCGTACAGGCCGCCCGCAAGGACTACATTCCAACGGTGGGGGCACTGGGGGGCTATCTGTTCCAGAATGTCATCTCCGACCTACCCCAAAGTAATTACTTTCTGGGGCTACAGATGAGCTACAACATTGTCGATTTCGGTCGTCGCCGGTCGACGTTAAACCAACGCCTTTCGCAGCAGAAGCAGGCCGATGAAAACCGCCAGTACACCAGCGAACACGTTCGGGCCGACGTGGAGAAAGCTTACCGGAAAGCACGACAGGCCCAGTCGTTATTACCCATTGCCGGGCAGGCCGCTCAGTATCGACGGGACGAGTTGAAAATCAAAAATGACCGGCTGGTGGCTGGTCTGGTGTTGAAGCGGGACGTACTGGAAACGCAGGCCACCCTGACTAAAGCTGAAGTTGATTTATATGCTGCCCAAATGGCGTATCGGCTCGCCTTAACGGAGCTGGAACAAAAAAGTGGGATTTCCCATTTATCAGCCCAACACTAG
- a CDS encoding efflux RND transporter periplasmic adaptor subunit yields MKVNYSRLLITCTLVTNVLACQTTSNKKQNPESGPTETPPAIPVVVSRIQNAQEGGQLVLSGSTEAETTVNLGFMVGGKLNRVVIQEGQTIRAGQLIASIEPTDYQLGVTIANANVARVQDEYNRLTILKERGSLTPSDYEKAVTGLEEVKARQQLAAKNLRETKLYSPISGIVARKGANAGEIIPQGQPLFQIADIQPIKVRVSVPESEVGQLRLGQSAQITIPAMNKSYTGQISLIGAVADPASRAYSVKIDLPNPTLQIRPGMIADARLVATNTKKALVLPGNVVLRDDDGSTYVFVADVQKKQAFKRKVTVGQVFASDIEITSGLNATDLIVTGGQQKLQDGVSIQFNQPAK; encoded by the coding sequence ATGAAGGTCAATTACAGTCGCTTACTCATTACCTGTACACTGGTTACCAACGTGCTAGCCTGCCAGACCACATCCAACAAGAAACAGAATCCGGAGTCCGGCCCGACAGAAACGCCCCCGGCTATCCCCGTTGTCGTGAGCCGGATTCAGAATGCACAGGAAGGTGGTCAACTTGTACTAAGCGGTTCTACCGAAGCTGAAACCACCGTTAACCTGGGATTTATGGTTGGCGGCAAGCTGAATCGGGTCGTTATTCAGGAAGGCCAGACGATTCGGGCAGGGCAATTGATTGCCTCCATCGAACCAACTGATTACCAATTGGGCGTGACGATTGCCAACGCCAATGTTGCTCGTGTTCAGGATGAATATAACCGGCTTACGATTCTGAAAGAACGGGGCAGCCTCACCCCCAGCGACTACGAAAAAGCCGTAACCGGTCTGGAAGAAGTGAAGGCCCGCCAGCAACTAGCCGCTAAAAACCTGCGGGAAACGAAGTTGTACTCACCCATTTCCGGTATCGTGGCCCGCAAGGGAGCCAATGCGGGCGAGATTATTCCGCAGGGGCAACCTCTGTTCCAAATTGCGGATATTCAACCCATCAAAGTGAGAGTGTCGGTACCCGAGTCGGAAGTGGGTCAGTTGCGACTCGGTCAGTCTGCTCAGATCACGATTCCGGCAATGAACAAGTCCTATACGGGCCAAATATCCCTGATAGGGGCCGTTGCCGATCCTGCATCCCGCGCCTATTCGGTTAAGATTGACTTACCAAATCCAACGCTACAGATTCGGCCCGGCATGATCGCCGATGCGCGATTGGTTGCTACGAATACAAAAAAGGCACTGGTGTTACCCGGCAATGTCGTGCTGCGTGATGATGACGGCTCGACCTATGTGTTTGTGGCCGATGTACAGAAAAAGCAGGCCTTTAAACGAAAAGTAACGGTAGGCCAAGTGTTTGCCAGCGACATTGAGATCACCTCCGGTCTCAACGCAACCGATCTGATCGTTACTGGTGGTCAGCAGAAATTGCAGGATGGGGTGTCGATTCAATTTAACCAGCCTGCAAAATGA
- a CDS encoding efflux RND transporter permease subunit: MNPIKASLKYPQVTLSVVFLAVALGIYSLLTMPRREDPKITIRTGLVVAFFPGANSAQVEDQVTRKIEQYLFGYAEVRKEKTYSTTRDGAVVINVELEENVKNPDVFWSKLRHDLNQAKVLDLPQGVQGPILNTDFGDTVALLIGVESDQLSYTELSDYLKRIEDGLRTNKAVSKIRRYGEQKEQITITASSQQLAQYGIKWTQVVQVLQAQNAIKATGNVKTDESQVPLYAQGFYNTEHEVANQVIGTTPTGAVIRLGEVATIKREYTDPTSTISVDGHPALMLSVEMQEGNNIVQFGDQVAAKLAEIQQNLPSSIKLTTVVNQPQVVQRSVSDFIREFFLAIVSVVIVTIILLPFRIAAVAAMAIPVTVAVTFALLHTFGIELHQVSLAALIVVLGMVVDDAIVIADNYVELLDEGVERWTAAWRSATDLVVPVLTATATIIASFLPMVILTGSVGEFIFSLPVTVSIALASSFIVAMLLTPFLCYTFIKKGLHQAIDAVDKPTKPKKKSLLDYMQDGYDKAIGWCIDHRTATLIVAVVSIAASGLLFKGIRQKFFPAAERNQFVVEVWMPTGTKVEKTNQAVARLENLIKKDKKVENYASFVGTSAPRFYYNFSPEPPVTNYGQLLINTHTDAETEALAEELTEKVAAAVPDGSPRVRLMQQGALTIAPVEVRIVGNDLRELKRLGTQIQAIVRKAPGSALVRTDFKEDYYGVGIALKDEANRLGFTTSGVATSIYTGFSGAPISVLYEGDQPVNLVLRLDEESRRNFTDLENTYINSPVTGNSVPLRQIATLRPEWQTGRIMHRNGVRTLTVQAETHQNTLPSEVLKAIQPQIANIRLPVGYSIQYGGEDENRKATFSQMVGALGISLVLIFLILLFQFRNLKESLVVMASIPLSLFGALLGLLITGNPFGFTAFMGLISLSGIVVRNAIILVDYANELIRKGMDIRTAAMEAGKRRLRPIFLTTMAAAIGVVPMILSGSPMWSPLASVLAVGVIFSMVTALLVIPVLFVMTVKTKEEAIAYQAS, translated from the coding sequence ATGAATCCCATCAAAGCCTCTTTAAAATACCCACAAGTAACACTGAGTGTTGTGTTTCTGGCTGTGGCGCTGGGCATCTACTCGCTGTTGACCATGCCCCGGCGGGAAGACCCGAAGATCACCATTCGGACGGGTCTGGTCGTTGCCTTCTTTCCCGGTGCCAACTCGGCGCAGGTCGAAGATCAGGTAACGCGTAAAATTGAACAATACCTTTTTGGCTACGCCGAAGTACGAAAGGAAAAGACGTACTCGACCACCCGCGATGGGGCCGTTGTGATCAATGTCGAACTGGAAGAAAACGTTAAGAACCCGGACGTTTTCTGGTCGAAACTGCGTCACGATCTGAATCAGGCTAAAGTGCTTGACTTACCGCAGGGCGTTCAGGGACCCATTCTCAACACCGATTTTGGTGATACGGTCGCCCTGTTGATTGGAGTCGAGTCCGACCAGTTGTCATATACCGAACTAAGCGATTACCTCAAACGCATTGAAGATGGCCTGCGCACCAATAAAGCCGTGTCGAAAATCCGGCGATACGGCGAGCAGAAAGAACAGATCACCATTACGGCCAGTTCGCAACAACTTGCTCAATATGGCATTAAATGGACGCAGGTTGTGCAGGTGTTACAGGCACAAAATGCAATAAAAGCCACTGGCAACGTCAAAACCGACGAGTCGCAGGTGCCGCTCTATGCGCAGGGATTTTACAATACCGAACATGAAGTGGCCAATCAGGTGATTGGCACAACCCCAACCGGGGCAGTCATTCGGCTTGGCGAGGTGGCTACCATCAAACGCGAATATACCGACCCCACGTCCACCATCTCGGTAGACGGACACCCGGCCCTGATGCTGTCTGTAGAGATGCAGGAAGGCAATAACATTGTTCAGTTTGGCGATCAGGTGGCGGCTAAACTCGCCGAGATTCAGCAGAATCTGCCCAGTTCGATCAAGCTAACAACGGTCGTCAATCAGCCTCAGGTCGTACAGCGAAGTGTCAGCGACTTTATCCGGGAGTTTTTCCTGGCTATCGTATCAGTTGTCATCGTGACCATCATCCTGCTGCCTTTCCGCATTGCGGCCGTGGCGGCTATGGCTATTCCGGTAACGGTGGCGGTTACCTTTGCCCTCCTCCACACCTTCGGAATTGAATTACATCAGGTGTCACTCGCGGCTCTTATTGTGGTGTTGGGCATGGTGGTCGACGATGCCATTGTCATTGCCGATAATTACGTTGAGTTGCTGGACGAGGGAGTCGAACGCTGGACAGCCGCCTGGCGAAGTGCCACCGATCTGGTCGTTCCGGTGTTAACGGCCACGGCCACGATTATCGCGTCGTTTCTGCCGATGGTGATCCTGACGGGGTCAGTCGGGGAGTTCATTTTCTCGTTGCCCGTTACCGTATCCATTGCACTGGCCTCGTCATTCATAGTGGCCATGTTGCTCACTCCCTTTTTGTGCTACACGTTCATTAAAAAAGGGCTTCATCAGGCCATCGACGCAGTAGACAAGCCTACCAAACCGAAGAAAAAGTCGCTGCTGGACTATATGCAGGATGGCTATGACAAGGCTATTGGCTGGTGTATTGACCACCGCACGGCTACGCTCATTGTGGCCGTAGTTTCCATTGCCGCATCAGGCCTTTTGTTTAAAGGAATACGCCAGAAATTCTTTCCGGCGGCCGAGCGTAACCAGTTTGTGGTGGAGGTCTGGATGCCAACCGGCACCAAAGTAGAGAAGACAAATCAGGCGGTTGCCAGGTTGGAAAACCTGATTAAAAAAGACAAAAAGGTTGAAAACTATGCCTCGTTTGTGGGCACCAGTGCCCCCCGTTTTTACTACAACTTCTCGCCCGAACCACCCGTTACTAACTACGGTCAATTATTGATCAACACCCATACGGATGCAGAAACTGAAGCCCTGGCGGAGGAGTTGACCGAAAAAGTAGCGGCTGCCGTTCCCGATGGAAGCCCGCGTGTTCGCCTGATGCAACAGGGTGCACTGACCATCGCACCGGTCGAAGTACGCATTGTTGGCAATGACCTCCGGGAGTTGAAACGCCTTGGCACCCAGATTCAGGCCATCGTTCGAAAAGCGCCCGGCAGCGCACTCGTTCGCACTGATTTTAAGGAAGATTATTACGGTGTCGGGATTGCCTTGAAAGATGAAGCCAACCGGCTGGGCTTTACGACATCGGGTGTAGCGACCAGCATTTACACTGGCTTTTCGGGAGCACCCATCTCGGTACTTTATGAAGGCGACCAACCCGTCAATCTGGTGTTGCGACTTGATGAAGAAAGCCGCCGGAATTTCACGGATCTGGAAAACACCTACATCAACTCGCCGGTAACGGGCAACAGTGTGCCTCTCCGGCAGATTGCTACTCTCCGCCCCGAATGGCAAACCGGCCGCATCATGCATCGAAACGGGGTTCGAACGCTGACTGTGCAGGCCGAAACCCACCAAAACACCTTACCATCTGAAGTTTTGAAAGCTATTCAGCCGCAGATCGCTAACATCCGGCTACCCGTTGGCTACAGCATACAGTACGGTGGAGAAGATGAAAACCGCAAAGCGACGTTTAGCCAGATGGTTGGCGCATTGGGCATCAGTCTGGTCCTTATTTTCCTGATTCTGCTGTTTCAGTTCCGTAACCTCAAGGAGTCGCTGGTGGTGATGGCATCCATACCGTTGAGTCTGTTTGGGGCTCTGCTGGGGCTGCTGATTACTGGCAATCCGTTTGGATTCACCGCGTTTATGGGCCTCATCAGCCTGTCAGGAATTGTTGTTCGCAACGCCATCATCCTTGTCGATTACGCCAATGAACTAATTCGCAAAGGAATGGACATTCGCACTGCCGCTATGGAAGCCGGCAAGCGTCGGCTACGGCCCATCTTCCTCACCACAATGGCCGCAGCTATTGGCGTGGTGCCCATGATTCTGTCGGGCTCGCCCATGTGGAGCCCGCTGGCGAGTGTACTGGCGGTGGGCGTCATTTTTTCGATGGTAACGGCCCTGCTTGTCATTCCCGTCCTGTTTGTAATGACCGTCAAAACCAAAGAAGAAGCCATTGCCTACCAGGCCTCTTAA
- a CDS encoding DUF3300 domain-containing protein, whose amino-acid sequence MKTFIQSITAKALLLSLGLLAAGWQPTLAQNAQFGQQQPVNNTDQSLFSTIAPYRDDVRQSVLLASQQPQVLSGLAQQRAASEQGFSTIIQGYGQTKQGWFYDIARYPDLLHTLATMPTNASESEIKTLAKSLPTDSQESTWKLYRHHHDDLVQVDNLNQQAQQGFERLIAPLDNQTQQAFRQLIEMPDVMTTLTDQPDKTAQLADAYRNNPDQVTQDLASLHDRLDAQNKQELADYQNQLNNDPQAKQELQQAGQAYARANGYNTNGINPNPAWTNTSNYYQNPYPFWFGYPYWYTSAMWYPSAWWYGTGFYYGLGGNMMVFGLPSYGFSNWFFSGGHYAYPHLYGQYNRYYSHYSGINRGYNPANAGFMSAANRAFGLSRGISSSRGNWVTSGRQFNPSNGGFSGGRVAAPSTNFGGSRSQSWGGGGTRSFGGGGGFGGGFHGGGGGFHGGGGRR is encoded by the coding sequence ATGAAAACGTTCATCCAGAGTATCACGGCTAAAGCTTTGCTGCTTTCATTAGGTCTGTTGGCCGCAGGATGGCAACCCACCCTTGCCCAAAATGCACAATTCGGTCAGCAGCAACCGGTTAACAATACCGACCAAAGTTTATTTTCGACTATTGCCCCTTACCGGGATGATGTTCGTCAGTCTGTTCTACTGGCTAGCCAGCAGCCGCAGGTATTAAGCGGGCTGGCTCAGCAACGCGCTGCCAGTGAACAGGGATTTAGTACTATCATTCAGGGTTACGGACAAACGAAGCAAGGCTGGTTTTACGACATTGCCCGCTACCCCGACCTGCTGCACACGCTGGCTACTATGCCGACAAATGCCAGTGAGTCGGAGATAAAAACGCTGGCCAAAAGCTTGCCAACCGATTCGCAGGAGTCGACCTGGAAATTGTATCGTCACCATCACGACGACCTGGTGCAGGTCGATAACCTGAATCAACAGGCGCAGCAGGGATTCGAGCGGTTAATCGCACCCCTGGATAATCAGACGCAACAGGCGTTCCGTCAGTTGATCGAGATGCCCGACGTTATGACGACGCTCACCGATCAGCCCGACAAGACGGCTCAGTTGGCTGACGCTTACCGGAACAATCCCGACCAGGTGACGCAGGATTTAGCGTCCTTACATGATCGTCTGGACGCTCAGAATAAGCAGGAATTGGCTGATTATCAGAATCAGTTGAACAACGACCCGCAGGCAAAACAGGAGTTGCAGCAGGCTGGTCAGGCCTACGCACGGGCCAATGGGTATAATACGAATGGCATCAATCCAAACCCTGCCTGGACAAACACGTCCAACTATTATCAGAACCCGTATCCATTCTGGTTTGGCTATCCATACTGGTACACCTCAGCCATGTGGTATCCATCGGCCTGGTGGTATGGCACTGGTTTCTATTATGGATTAGGCGGTAATATGATGGTGTTTGGTTTGCCTTCTTATGGTTTTTCCAACTGGTTCTTTAGTGGTGGGCATTATGCCTATCCGCACCTGTATGGCCAATACAATCGGTACTATTCCCACTACTCGGGTATAAATCGCGGATACAATCCAGCCAATGCGGGCTTTATGTCTGCCGCCAACCGTGCGTTTGGCTTGTCGAGGGGAATTTCGTCTTCTCGTGGCAACTGGGTAACGAGTGGTCGGCAGTTTAATCCGTCGAACGGTGGTTTTAGCGGTGGCCGGGTAGCGGCACCATCCACAAATTTTGGCGGTTCCCGTTCACAGAGTTGGGGCGGGGGCGGTACGCGCTCCTTCGGTGGCGGTGGTGGTTTCGGTGGCGGCTTTCACGGTGGTGGCGGTGGTTTCCACGGCGGTGGCGGACGTCGATAA